The following are encoded in a window of Streptomyces sp. 11x1 genomic DNA:
- a CDS encoding branched-chain amino acid ABC transporter permease, whose protein sequence is MTTAPPVPTATATIHRWTPVSRTASGALSALLLALAFAPFVFTPEATAKLTTLFVLVIVAAMWNALAGYAGLVSVGQQGFIGLGAYGVFLFVDRGVSPFLAVVLSALLAGAVAVPTSLLAFRLTGGQFAIGMWAIAEFFRLVVVNTPSLGGGSGRSLTDLSATDPAVRQAQVYWLALALMSVLLLAVFVLLRSRLGASLEAIRDDPVGAASVGVRVTSAKRLVFVLAAVGGAAAGGLTLANTLRVQPDSIFGVHWSAYMIFMVVIGGLGTFEGPIIGAIVFFLVQDWFGDTGGTWYLIGLGALAIGMTLWMPHGLWGTVARRHDLELLPVGYRVKTPAV, encoded by the coding sequence ATGACCACCGCACCACCGGTGCCCACCGCCACCGCCACCATCCACCGGTGGACCCCCGTCTCCCGTACGGCGTCCGGTGCCCTGTCCGCCCTGCTGCTCGCGCTGGCGTTCGCCCCCTTCGTCTTCACGCCCGAGGCGACCGCGAAGCTGACGACCCTGTTCGTCCTCGTCATCGTCGCGGCCATGTGGAACGCGCTGGCGGGCTACGCCGGCCTGGTCTCCGTCGGCCAGCAGGGCTTCATCGGCCTCGGCGCGTACGGAGTCTTCCTCTTCGTCGACCGAGGCGTCAGCCCCTTCCTCGCGGTCGTCCTGTCGGCCCTGCTCGCGGGTGCCGTCGCCGTGCCCACCTCGCTGCTCGCGTTCCGGCTCACCGGCGGGCAGTTCGCCATCGGCATGTGGGCGATCGCGGAGTTCTTCCGGCTGGTCGTGGTGAACACGCCTTCGCTGGGCGGCGGTTCCGGGCGCTCGCTCACCGATCTGTCGGCCACCGATCCGGCGGTGCGGCAGGCCCAGGTGTACTGGCTCGCCCTGGCTCTGATGAGTGTGCTGCTGCTGGCCGTGTTCGTGCTGCTGCGCAGCAGGCTGGGAGCTTCGCTGGAGGCGATCCGCGACGACCCGGTGGGCGCGGCCTCCGTCGGGGTACGGGTCACCTCGGCGAAACGGCTGGTCTTCGTCCTGGCGGCAGTGGGCGGCGCGGCAGCCGGCGGACTCACCCTCGCCAACACCCTGCGGGTGCAGCCGGACTCCATCTTCGGGGTCCACTGGTCCGCGTACATGATCTTCATGGTGGTCATCGGCGGCCTCGGTACCTTCGAGGGACCGATCATCGGGGCGATCGTGTTCTTCCTGGTGCAGGACTGGTTCGGCGACACCGGAGGCACCTGGTACCTGATCGGGCTCGGTGCCCTGGCCATCGGGATGACGCTGTGGATGCCCCATGGGCTGTGGGGTACCGTGGCTCGCCGACATGACCTTGAACTCCTACCTGTCGGCTATCGGGTGAAGACACCGGCCGTCTGA
- a CDS encoding branched-chain amino acid ABC transporter permease, translated as MNWINAIVQGVMLGGVYALFACGLSLMFGVMRTVNLSHGDLAVLGAFLVAVLAAAVGISPFFAVLLVLPVMGLVGVALQRGILSKAVRTGEMSSMLATFGLAIVLQNVLLEIFSADSRSLDVGSLSTSGLQLGPSVSIPYLGVLTVAVAVALLGGLQLLLARTGIGRAIRATAADADTAELVGIDSRRVYAWAAAIAVATAGLAGAFFAMRSSFSPAMGPTQLLFAFEVVVIGGLGSLWGTLVGGMVLGVAQTVGAQVDPRFSIVAGHVVFLAVLAFRPQGLLGMRRSRT; from the coding sequence ATGAACTGGATCAACGCCATCGTGCAGGGCGTCATGCTCGGCGGCGTCTACGCGCTCTTCGCCTGCGGCCTCTCCCTGATGTTCGGCGTGATGCGGACCGTCAACCTGAGCCACGGCGACCTCGCGGTCCTCGGCGCGTTCCTCGTCGCGGTGCTGGCCGCCGCCGTCGGCATCAGCCCGTTCTTCGCGGTCCTGCTGGTCCTGCCCGTGATGGGCCTGGTCGGAGTGGCGTTGCAGCGGGGCATCCTCAGCAAGGCGGTGCGCACCGGCGAGATGTCGTCGATGCTGGCCACCTTCGGTCTCGCCATCGTGCTGCAGAACGTGCTGCTGGAGATCTTCAGCGCCGACTCCCGCTCCCTGGACGTCGGTTCGCTGTCCACGTCCGGTCTCCAGCTCGGGCCGTCGGTGAGCATCCCGTACCTCGGTGTGCTGACTGTGGCGGTGGCGGTCGCGCTGCTCGGCGGGCTGCAGCTGCTGCTCGCCCGTACGGGCATCGGCCGGGCGATCCGCGCCACCGCCGCCGACGCGGACACCGCCGAGTTGGTCGGGATCGACAGCCGCCGGGTGTACGCCTGGGCCGCCGCGATCGCCGTCGCCACCGCGGGTCTGGCGGGGGCGTTCTTCGCGATGCGGTCGTCCTTCAGCCCGGCCATGGGGCCGACCCAGCTGCTGTTCGCCTTCGAGGTCGTCGTGATCGGAGGGCTCGGTTCGCTGTGGGGGACGCTCGTGGGGGGCATGGTCCTCGGCGTCGCCCAGACCGTCGGAGCGCAGGTGGATCCGCGCTTCTCCATCGTGGCCGGACACGTGGTGTTCCTCGCGGTCCTGGCCTTCCGTCCGCAGGGACTGCTCGGCATGAGAAGGAGCCGTACATGA
- a CDS encoding ABC transporter ATP-binding protein — MSLLSVENLEVRHGLLRAVRDVSFAVEEGEVVAVVGANGAGKSTLMRAVAGAHRPAEGRIGLAGEDVTARRAHDRVAAGIALVPEGRRLFADLTVEENLLVASRVRRPGPWDLTAVVAAFPLLDGLLKRRAGNLSGGEQQAVAIGRALMTNPRLLMLDEVSLGLAPIVVDTLYDSLGEILSGGTTVLLVEQDLGRALGVARRVLCMLEGRVVLDEPADDVTRDQVVEAYFGLGRAAAPDRTMSATAQEEPA, encoded by the coding sequence ATGAGTCTGCTGTCTGTCGAGAATCTGGAAGTACGGCACGGTCTGTTGCGTGCCGTCCGCGACGTCTCCTTCGCCGTGGAGGAGGGCGAGGTCGTGGCGGTGGTCGGGGCCAACGGTGCCGGAAAGTCCACCCTGATGCGGGCCGTCGCCGGAGCACACCGGCCGGCTGAGGGCCGTATCGGCCTGGCGGGTGAGGACGTGACGGCCCGGCGGGCCCACGACCGTGTCGCGGCCGGGATCGCGCTGGTCCCGGAGGGGCGGCGGCTCTTCGCCGACCTCACCGTGGAGGAGAACCTGCTGGTCGCGTCCCGGGTGCGGCGCCCCGGACCGTGGGACCTGACAGCCGTCGTGGCCGCCTTTCCGCTGCTCGACGGGCTGCTGAAGCGGCGCGCCGGCAACCTGTCGGGCGGCGAGCAGCAGGCCGTGGCCATCGGCAGGGCGCTGATGACCAACCCCCGGCTGCTGATGCTCGACGAGGTCTCCCTCGGCCTCGCGCCCATCGTGGTCGACACCCTCTACGACTCGCTCGGCGAGATCCTGTCCGGCGGTACGACGGTACTGCTGGTGGAGCAGGACCTCGGCCGCGCCCTGGGGGTGGCCCGGCGCGTGCTGTGCATGCTCGAAGGCCGCGTCGTCCTGGACGAACCCGCCGACGACGTCACCCGCGACCAGGTGGTCGAGGCGTACTTCGGACTCGGCCGGGCGGCGGCCCCGGACCGCACCATGTCCGCAACCGCGCAGGAGGAGCCGGCATGA
- a CDS encoding ABC transporter ATP-binding protein yields MTDTVGTGEAASAAAPAAPVLAANGIHRRFGNLVVLEGIDITLAPGEALGIVGPNGAGKTTLLDILSGAQSPSEGRVTFQGQDVTRWKVDRRCRSGIGRSHQVPRPFTGMTAYENVLVASVQGGSHRRRAAERHAFGVLERCGMLGQANRPAAALTLLERKRLEMARALATDPQVLLLDEIAGGLTDAETDELIATIVQLRADGIAIVWIEHVIHALLRVIDRLVCLAQGRVLAEGEPGAVMSDPRVVEAYLGSAA; encoded by the coding sequence GTGACCGACACCGTGGGGACGGGGGAGGCCGCCTCGGCGGCCGCCCCGGCCGCGCCGGTGCTCGCCGCGAACGGCATTCACCGACGCTTCGGCAACCTGGTCGTCCTCGAAGGCATCGACATCACCCTCGCCCCCGGCGAGGCCCTGGGCATCGTCGGCCCGAACGGCGCCGGAAAGACGACCCTGCTCGACATCCTCTCCGGGGCCCAGTCCCCCTCCGAGGGCCGCGTCACTTTCCAGGGGCAGGACGTGACCCGCTGGAAGGTCGACCGCCGCTGTCGCAGCGGCATCGGGCGCTCCCATCAGGTGCCGCGCCCCTTCACCGGCATGACGGCCTACGAGAACGTGCTGGTCGCGTCGGTGCAGGGTGGCTCGCACCGGCGCCGGGCCGCAGAGCGGCACGCGTTCGGCGTACTCGAGCGCTGCGGCATGCTCGGCCAGGCCAACCGGCCCGCGGCCGCGCTCACCCTGCTGGAGCGCAAGCGGCTGGAGATGGCACGGGCGCTGGCGACCGATCCGCAGGTGCTGCTGCTGGACGAGATCGCGGGCGGTCTCACCGACGCCGAGACGGACGAACTGATCGCCACCATCGTGCAGTTGCGCGCCGACGGCATCGCCATCGTCTGGATCGAGCACGTCATCCATGCGCTGCTGAGGGTGATCGACCGGCTGGTCTGTCTGGCGCAGGGCCGGGTCCTGGCCGAGGGTGAACCGGGCGCCGTCATGTCCGATCCCCGGGTCGTCGAGGCCTATCTCGGGAGCGCGGCATGA
- a CDS encoding ABC transporter substrate-binding protein has translation MSTPANGNLSRRSVLRGTAGAAGLFTAGGLLTACGGIKESSAQTDAVLRIGYVSPSTGPAAGFGEPNAYLLKKMRATFEGGLKIGGKKYSVEIVDRDSQSNPQTAAQVATDLINSEKIDLMLVTSTPETVNPVADACEAAKVPCLSTAVPWEAWYFGRGATPEKPFTYTYHFFIGVAEIHAAYVSLWTKGGVETNRRVGVMWPNDPDGKAIREGLGPQLKKSGFRIVDPGAYEDGTNDYSAQIAAFKKADAEIFNTFPLPPDFATFWKQARQQGYRPRIASIAKTGLLPSQIEALGSLGHGLTAGFWWSPKFPFTSTLTDQTAGQLADDYEKSTGKQWNQVIGSNMALFEIAVHALKATSDPKDRKELAAALGNARLTTVAGPLDFTSGPVKNVSTEPLVMAQWRKATGGSKFAVEPVIVDNGAFRDIPLGGELEPLR, from the coding sequence ATGAGCACACCCGCGAACGGCAATTTGTCCCGAAGATCCGTTCTCCGGGGAACAGCCGGTGCCGCGGGGCTGTTCACCGCAGGCGGTCTGCTGACCGCCTGCGGTGGCATCAAGGAGTCCTCGGCGCAGACCGACGCGGTGCTCCGGATCGGCTATGTCTCACCCAGCACGGGACCGGCCGCGGGCTTCGGCGAGCCGAACGCGTATCTGCTGAAGAAGATGCGGGCCACCTTCGAGGGAGGACTGAAGATCGGTGGCAAGAAGTACTCGGTCGAGATCGTCGACCGCGACAGTCAGTCGAATCCGCAGACCGCCGCACAGGTCGCGACCGACCTGATCAACAGCGAGAAGATCGACCTGATGCTCGTCACCTCCACGCCGGAGACGGTCAACCCCGTCGCCGACGCGTGCGAGGCGGCCAAGGTCCCGTGTCTGTCGACCGCCGTGCCGTGGGAGGCATGGTATTTCGGCCGCGGCGCCACCCCCGAGAAGCCGTTCACGTACACCTACCACTTCTTCATAGGCGTCGCGGAGATCCATGCCGCGTACGTCTCCCTGTGGACGAAGGGCGGGGTGGAGACCAACCGGCGGGTCGGCGTCATGTGGCCCAACGACCCCGACGGCAAGGCGATCCGGGAGGGGCTCGGGCCCCAGCTGAAGAAGAGCGGGTTCAGGATCGTCGACCCCGGGGCGTACGAGGACGGGACGAACGACTACTCGGCGCAGATCGCCGCGTTCAAGAAGGCGGACGCGGAGATCTTCAACACCTTCCCGCTGCCGCCCGACTTCGCCACCTTCTGGAAGCAGGCCCGGCAGCAGGGCTACCGGCCGCGCATCGCGTCCATCGCCAAGACCGGTCTCCTCCCCTCCCAGATCGAGGCACTCGGCTCGCTCGGGCACGGCCTCACCGCCGGCTTCTGGTGGTCGCCGAAGTTCCCGTTCACCTCCACCCTCACCGACCAGACCGCCGGGCAACTGGCCGACGACTACGAGAAGTCGACGGGGAAGCAGTGGAACCAGGTCATCGGGTCCAACATGGCGCTCTTCGAGATCGCGGTGCACGCGCTGAAGGCGACCTCCGACCCCAAGGACCGGAAGGAGCTGGCGGCCGCCCTCGGCAACGCCAGGCTCACGACCGTCGCCGGGCCGCTGGACTTCACATCCGGGCCGGTGAAGAACGTGTCCACGGAGCCGCTGGTCATGGCGCAGTGGCGCAAGGCCACGGGGGGCAGCAAGTTCGCCGTCGAGCCGGTCATCGTCGACAACGGCGCCTTCCGCGACATCCCGCTCGGAGGCGAACTTGAGCCCCTCCGCTGA
- the ccsB gene encoding c-type cytochrome biogenesis protein CcsB has protein sequence MILAAATNENLASISNTLIYSAMAVYTLAFFAYIAEWLFGSRSKVGRTAAALTAEGGAAAKKADAPAVTVKTTGGTSVLERPKVVVRAATGSRDVPDGPGAHGGDEQGDLYGRIAVSLTVVAFLVEFGGVLTRALSVQRAPWGNMYEFNITFSTVAVGVYLSLLALKKNVRWLGLPLITTVLLDLGLAVTVLYTASDQLVPALHSYWLYIHVSTAIFCGAVFYVGAVGTILYLFKDSYESKLASGGRPGRFATSVMERLPASASLDKFSYRVNAAVFPLWTFTIIAGAIWAGDAWGRYWGWDPKETWSFITWVFYATYLHARATAGWKGRKAAYIALAAFACWLFNYYGVNIFVSGKHSYADVGLAVLHSVRS, from the coding sequence GTGATTCTCGCCGCCGCCACCAACGAAAACCTCGCGAGCATCAGCAACACGCTGATCTACTCCGCGATGGCCGTGTACACCCTGGCCTTCTTCGCCTACATCGCCGAATGGCTCTTCGGCAGCCGCAGCAAGGTGGGCCGTACGGCCGCCGCGCTGACCGCCGAGGGCGGTGCCGCCGCGAAGAAGGCGGACGCGCCCGCGGTGACGGTGAAGACGACCGGCGGGACCTCCGTGCTGGAGCGGCCGAAGGTGGTCGTGCGGGCCGCCACCGGCTCCCGGGACGTGCCGGACGGGCCCGGCGCCCACGGCGGGGACGAGCAGGGCGACCTCTACGGCCGTATCGCCGTGTCCCTCACGGTGGTGGCCTTCCTCGTGGAGTTCGGCGGGGTGCTCACGCGGGCCCTCTCGGTGCAGCGGGCGCCGTGGGGCAACATGTACGAGTTCAACATCACCTTCTCCACGGTGGCCGTCGGGGTGTACCTCTCGCTGCTCGCGCTGAAGAAGAACGTCCGCTGGCTCGGGCTGCCGCTCATCACGACCGTCCTCCTCGATCTCGGTCTCGCCGTCACTGTCTTGTACACCGCCAGCGACCAGTTGGTTCCCGCCCTGCACTCGTACTGGCTGTACATCCACGTCTCGACGGCGATCTTCTGCGGCGCCGTGTTCTACGTCGGGGCGGTCGGCACGATCCTGTACCTGTTCAAGGACTCCTACGAGAGCAAGCTCGCGAGCGGCGGCCGGCCGGGCCGGTTCGCGACCTCGGTCATGGAGCGGCTGCCGGCCTCGGCCTCGCTCGACAAGTTCTCGTACCGCGTCAACGCGGCCGTCTTCCCGCTGTGGACGTTCACGATCATCGCGGGCGCCATCTGGGCGGGCGACGCGTGGGGCCGCTACTGGGGCTGGGACCCCAAGGAGACCTGGTCGTTCATCACCTGGGTCTTCTACGCCACCTACCTGCACGCCCGCGCCACCGCCGGCTGGAAGGGCCGCAAGGCCGCGTACATCGCGCTCGCGGCCTTCGCCTGCTGGCTGTTCAACTACTACGGCGTCAACATCTTCGTCAGCGGCAAGCACTCCTACGCGGACGTCGGCCTGGCGGTGCTGCACTCCGTCCGTTCCTGA
- a CDS encoding cytochrome c biogenesis protein ResB, translating to MTTTDSGRETSSERKNSTGRTGDGEASPADAARSTDRARPSREDGSTAADRPVASAPAADRASASLDDNDLGAAGSQLSTAPQEDAPNLPALGAIGWARWFWRQLTSMRVALILLFMLSLAAIPGSLIPQSGQDATRVADFMERHDTLGPVYEKLGLFHVYSSVWFSAIYILLFISLIGCIVPRTWQFVGQLRGRPPGAPKRLTRLPAYATWRTRAEPEQVREVALKVLRKRRFRAHLVGDAVAAEKGYLREAGNLAFHIALIVMLVAFAWGQLYRSEGNKLIVEGDGFANTLTQYDDFKSGSLFTAEDLNPFSFDLKDFRGTYEVSGPNKGTPRIYEAYIDYAVGADGKEKSTKIEVNKPLEIGDSKVYLVSHGYAPVITVRDGKGQVVFSDAAPLLPLDSNVTSSGAIKVMDGYTNAQGKREQLGFQAFFLPTYGGENTAVLSQFPALLNPVLNLEPYHGDLGVDSGVPQSVYRLEKRKLKAYEDDKGAQVRENLKVGETMTLPGGNGTVTFDGVKEWAGFQVTQQPGSGWALAGAIAAILGLAASLFVQRRRVWVRAVTGPDGVTVVEMAGLGRSESAKVPEELGDLAAVVHDEAPTVAEPGSDGEPPAGAEDADRRLPGAAAPTRAAPAARLPAESAGPKSPSPQPPAVPSEGAEQ from the coding sequence ATGACGACGACCGACTCCGGCCGCGAGACCTCCAGCGAGCGGAAGAACAGCACCGGGCGCACCGGCGACGGCGAGGCCAGCCCGGCCGACGCGGCGCGGTCCACGGACCGGGCCCGGCCGTCCCGGGAAGACGGATCCACCGCCGCCGACCGGCCCGTCGCTTCGGCCCCCGCCGCCGATCGCGCCTCCGCGTCCCTCGACGACAACGACCTCGGTGCCGCCGGCTCGCAGCTGTCCACTGCTCCGCAGGAGGACGCGCCGAACCTGCCCGCGCTGGGGGCGATCGGGTGGGCCCGCTGGTTCTGGCGGCAGCTGACGTCGATGCGGGTCGCGCTGATCCTGCTGTTCATGCTGTCGCTCGCGGCGATCCCCGGCTCGCTGATCCCGCAGTCGGGACAGGACGCGACCCGGGTCGCCGACTTCATGGAGCGGCACGACACCCTGGGGCCGGTCTACGAGAAGCTCGGCCTGTTCCACGTCTACAGCTCGGTGTGGTTCTCGGCGATCTACATCCTGCTGTTCATCTCGCTCATCGGCTGCATCGTGCCCCGCACCTGGCAGTTCGTGGGCCAGCTGCGCGGCCGCCCGCCGGGCGCCCCCAAGAGGCTGACCCGGCTGCCCGCCTACGCGACCTGGCGCACGCGGGCCGAGCCGGAGCAGGTGCGCGAGGTGGCGCTGAAGGTGCTGCGCAAGCGCCGGTTCCGCGCGCACCTCGTCGGCGACGCGGTCGCCGCCGAGAAGGGCTATCTGCGGGAGGCGGGCAACCTCGCCTTCCACATCGCCCTGATCGTGATGCTCGTCGCCTTCGCCTGGGGCCAGCTCTACCGCTCCGAGGGCAACAAGCTGATCGTCGAGGGCGACGGCTTCGCCAACACGCTCACGCAGTACGACGACTTCAAGTCCGGCAGCCTCTTCACCGCCGAGGACCTCAACCCCTTCAGCTTCGACCTCAAGGACTTCCGGGGCACCTACGAGGTGAGCGGGCCGAACAAGGGCACCCCCCGGATCTACGAGGCGTACATCGACTACGCGGTCGGCGCGGACGGCAAGGAGAAGTCGACCAAGATCGAGGTCAACAAGCCGCTGGAGATCGGCGACTCCAAGGTCTACCTGGTCAGCCATGGATACGCCCCCGTGATCACCGTGCGGGACGGCAAGGGCCAGGTCGTCTTCAGCGACGCCGCGCCGCTGCTGCCGCTGGACTCCAACGTGACCTCCTCCGGCGCGATCAAGGTCATGGACGGCTACACCAACGCCCAGGGCAAGCGGGAACAGCTCGGCTTCCAGGCGTTCTTCCTGCCGACGTACGGCGGCGAGAACACGGCCGTGCTCTCGCAGTTCCCCGCGCTGCTGAACCCCGTGCTCAACCTGGAGCCCTACCACGGTGACCTCGGGGTCGACTCGGGTGTGCCGCAGAGCGTGTACCGCCTGGAGAAGCGGAAGCTCAAGGCGTACGAGGACGACAAGGGCGCGCAGGTGCGGGAGAACCTGAAGGTCGGCGAGACGATGACGCTGCCCGGGGGGAACGGCACGGTCACCTTCGACGGGGTGAAGGAGTGGGCCGGCTTCCAGGTCACCCAGCAGCCCGGCAGCGGGTGGGCGCTCGCCGGAGCGATCGCCGCCATCCTCGGCCTCGCCGCGTCCCTCTTCGTCCAGCGCCGCCGGGTGTGGGTGCGGGCGGTGACCGGCCCCGACGGCGTCACCGTCGTGGAGATGGCGGGCCTCGGGCGCAGTGAGTCGGCGAAGGTGCCGGAGGAGTTGGGTGACTTGGCCGCGGTCGTCCATGACGAGGCTCCGACTGTCGCTGAGCCTGGTTCCGACGGTGAGCCGCCCGCCGGTGCCGAGGACGCTGACCGGCGCTTGCCGGGTGCCGCGGCGCCCACCCGTGCCGCCCCAGCGGCACGACTGCCCGCAGAGAGTGCGGGCCCGAAGTCCCCCTCCCCCCAACCTCCAGCCGTACCCTCCGAAGGGGCCGAGCAGTGA
- a CDS encoding cytochrome c biogenesis protein CcdA, with protein sequence MVSGTAVLTTTAAELNETVFNGALLLALPIAVLGGLVSFFSPCVLPLVPGYLSYVTGVGGTDLVDARRGRMVAGAGLFVLGFTIVFVSSGALFGYFGRTLLEHQDVLTKVLGALMIAMGLFFMGLMPWFTQREFRFHTKPATGLVGAPILGALFGIGWVPCIGPTLASVNALALEQASAGRGALLMVAYCLGLGLPFVLAAVAFRKALGAFAWVKRHYAWVLRIGGGMMITIGLLMLTGAWDRIIQEMQVWSSGFTPGI encoded by the coding sequence ATGGTGTCGGGAACGGCCGTGCTCACCACGACCGCCGCCGAGCTGAACGAGACCGTCTTCAACGGGGCCCTGCTGCTGGCCCTGCCGATCGCCGTCCTCGGCGGACTCGTCTCCTTCTTCTCCCCCTGCGTCCTGCCGCTGGTGCCCGGCTATCTGTCGTACGTCACCGGAGTCGGCGGCACCGACCTGGTCGACGCCCGCCGCGGCCGGATGGTGGCCGGTGCCGGGCTGTTCGTGCTCGGGTTCACCATCGTGTTCGTCTCCAGCGGCGCGCTCTTCGGCTACTTCGGCCGAACCCTGCTGGAGCACCAGGACGTGCTCACCAAGGTGCTCGGCGCGCTGATGATCGCCATGGGCCTGTTCTTCATGGGGCTGATGCCCTGGTTCACCCAGCGCGAGTTCCGCTTCCACACCAAGCCGGCCACCGGGCTCGTGGGCGCCCCGATACTGGGCGCGCTCTTCGGCATCGGCTGGGTGCCCTGCATCGGCCCGACCCTCGCCTCGGTCAACGCGCTCGCCCTCGAACAGGCCAGCGCCGGGCGGGGAGCGCTGCTGATGGTGGCGTACTGTCTGGGGCTGGGCCTGCCCTTCGTGCTCGCCGCGGTGGCCTTCCGCAAGGCGCTCGGCGCCTTCGCCTGGGTCAAGCGGCACTACGCGTGGGTGCTGCGCATCGGCGGCGGCATGATGATCACGATCGGACTGCTCATGCTGACCGGCGCCTGGGACCGCATCATTCAGGAGATGCAGGTCTGGTCCTCCGGCTTCACCCCTGGGATCTGA
- a CDS encoding TlpA disulfide reductase family protein, whose product MSVRTSRSRAALLSAGAAALALTLSACAGGGIEGGGGQTGFITGTDGIATVKKGDRDTAPDLSGKTIDGKQLDLSAYQGKIIVLNVWGSWCAPCRAEAPNLAKVSEDLADRGVQFVGINTRDTSTRPAIAFEKQYKVEYPSLYDPTGKLLLRFEKGSLNPQLIPSTLVVDREGKLAARTQQALSEEKLRKMLDPILAEK is encoded by the coding sequence ATGAGTGTCCGTACGAGCCGCAGTCGTGCCGCTTTGCTCTCAGCCGGGGCCGCCGCCCTGGCGCTGACGCTGTCCGCCTGCGCGGGCGGGGGCATCGAGGGCGGTGGCGGTCAGACCGGCTTCATCACCGGAACCGACGGGATCGCCACGGTGAAGAAGGGGGACCGGGACACCGCGCCCGACCTCTCCGGGAAGACCATCGACGGCAAGCAGCTCGACCTCTCCGCCTACCAGGGCAAGATCATTGTCCTGAACGTATGGGGCTCCTGGTGCGCGCCCTGCCGCGCCGAGGCCCCCAACCTGGCCAAGGTCTCCGAGGACCTCGCGGACCGGGGCGTGCAGTTCGTCGGCATCAACACCCGCGACACCAGCACCCGGCCCGCGATCGCCTTCGAGAAGCAGTACAAGGTCGAGTACCCGAGCCTGTACGACCCCACGGGCAAGCTGCTGCTGCGCTTCGAGAAGGGCTCGCTCAACCCGCAGCTGATCCCCTCCACCCTGGTCGTCGACCGGGAGGGGAAGCTCGCGGCGCGCACCCAGCAGGCGCTGAGCGAGGAGAAGCTGCGCAAGATGCTCGACCCGATCCTCGCGGAGAAGTGA
- a CDS encoding histidine phosphatase family protein, producing the protein MSDITVVHLMRHGEVANPEGILYGRLDGYHLSDLGRRMADRVAEHLAPRDVTHVVASPLERAQETATPIAKAHGLDLATDGRLIEADNVFQGKTFGVGDGALKRPENWKHLVNPFKPSWGEPYVDQVVRMMGALDAAKDAARGHEAVLVSHQLPIWIVRSYVEKRRLWHDPRRRQCTLASLTTFTYQGDRIVSVGYSEPARDLVPPHLLAGAKPVKGKDKAFGA; encoded by the coding sequence ATGAGTGACATCACGGTCGTCCACCTGATGCGGCACGGCGAGGTCGCCAACCCGGAGGGGATCCTTTACGGGCGCCTGGACGGGTACCACCTCTCCGACCTCGGGCGGCGCATGGCCGACCGGGTCGCCGAGCACCTGGCGCCCCGGGACGTCACGCACGTCGTCGCCTCCCCGCTGGAGCGGGCGCAGGAGACGGCGACGCCGATCGCCAAGGCGCACGGGCTCGACCTCGCCACCGACGGGCGGCTCATCGAGGCGGACAACGTCTTCCAGGGCAAGACCTTCGGGGTCGGCGACGGCGCGCTGAAGCGGCCGGAGAACTGGAAGCACCTGGTTAACCCGTTCAAGCCGTCGTGGGGCGAGCCGTACGTCGACCAGGTCGTGCGGATGATGGGGGCGCTCGACGCGGCGAAGGACGCGGCGCGCGGGCACGAGGCCGTGCTGGTCTCGCACCAGCTGCCGATCTGGATCGTGCGGTCGTACGTCGAGAAGCGGCGGCTGTGGCACGATCCGCGCCGGCGGCAGTGCACGCTCGCGTCGCTGACCACGTTCACGTACCAGGGCGACAGGATCGTTTCCGTGGGGTACAGCGAGCCCGCGCGGGATCTGGTGCCGCCGCATCTGCTGGCGGGCGCGAAGCCGGTCAAGGGAAAAGACAAGGCCTTTGGCGCGTGA